From the Engraulis encrasicolus isolate BLACKSEA-1 chromosome 18, IST_EnEncr_1.0, whole genome shotgun sequence genome, the window GGACACGCTGACTGGGGCGTATGTTGCAGTATACCACCTTCCCTACAGTCCTGAAACATACTTTTGGTCTCGCTTCTCAATGACCCATTCAGACAGCAAAATCTTGAGCAATTATTGCCTGCCTCCTCTACTAAAAAGATGTGTTTACATCTTGTTGGAGATGTAGAGGTATGAAAACGGTTTTAGCCCATTCATCATCAAGCCTTGTTAGGGTGGGCTAGTCAACATCTCTCTGGAGTATGCCAAGTACCTGGCTAAGTAGTAATCCAAGTTCTATTAACCTTGAAGTAGTGGCAAATAATTAAACatcttaaccatgttcttaggaATATTGCTCTGATTGCTCTTGTGATGTCTGTATGCATAGGTTTTTCGTATACAAAAATTCgtgttgagaggaggggcaagaagctaagcagccaaccacgtgagcccATTTTTTGAcggacagcagtttccaacaaccaGTGGTTGAATAGTGTGCAGTCAGGGTCGTGAAGCCAGGGATTATTTACAAACGGTAAATCTATGTACTGGATGTGCGTAAAGGtggtaattattacattacattgcatttggcagacgctttataaccaaagcgactttcaaaagaggacataatcaaggcaacatcacaagcaaatacaaagtgcacaggagatatacagaacaacaagtgcagttgcaaagaggggttaggtttttaaaaaattttttttataaagagtaaataacgagtacacacacacacaaacacacacacacaaactaaactaaactaaacatcacgTCATGtcatgacatgatgtttagtttagtttagtttagtggtAACTGACCTTCCCTGTAGAGGGCGCGGTGGAGCAGGGGCAGCAGGCCTGCCTGCCAGAAGGAGTAGCAGCCGTCCACCAGCTTGTTGCAGCGGCCCTGGAAGCCGCCCTCGAAACGCATCTGCTTACTGGTCACCCAGCGCTGACGGACAGAACAGGAGACGGGAGGTTAGCTCGCAGAACTTTATTCGCCCCATGGGGCAATTGTGTCTGCAGCACAAGTGCGTGAACCAGACAtgagacacaggcagacatgaGAAAAAGTGTGAGCAAGTAAGTGTGTGAGCAAGTAAGTGAGTGAATCTgtgtaagtcagtgtgtgtgttaagaatgacaatgagtgaatgagtcagtgtgtgtgtgtgcgtgtaagtaagtgaggaagtgaatgtgtgtgtgtgcatgtttgtgtgcacggcacgtgtgtgtgtgagtaagtaaggaagtgagtggatgtgtgtgtgtgtgttgtgctcccTCACCAGCAGGGCCTTGAGGTCCAGCATGTGCTCCTTGCCCAGGATGACCATGGCTGCGGTGCCACAGAAGGTGTATCCCCCGTGGGCCTCCAGACCCGGCACGCCCCCCAGACCCCCCTCCCAGTTCTGACAGCTGccaagacgcacacacgcacacacacacatgcacaagcacacattaaGTTATGAAATCTGACACCACAAGAATATGGACATATTGCAATACAGTACCACAACTGTTTTTGGCAGTTTCTTCTGCAAATATCAAAGGATGAAAACCACTTTTTTTACAGGCAACCTGCCACTGACCCCCCAATCAACACAGCAGCCAGGAAGTCAGAACAtacagctgtgtgtatgtgtgtgtgagtgtgtgtgtgtgaatgacaaaagaccaacaaaggtcggcgtctgcgccttgaacttaatactcgtgtattgccctactggagacattgagaatggactagctccgaaacgtctgtctctccagttaaccttagacttctgttgtatattttcggcttcaatacactttttcacacaagtcttgtgtgcgcctccttttttccattatcttgtgTGTGAGTCTGCTCACCTACCTCAGGATCCAGTGGTGCGTTCCCTCAAACAGAGAGGGCGTGATGATGTTGGTGAGAGAGGCTACCGACGCAGCACAGTAGGCGctcctatggacacacacacacacacacacacacacacacacacacacacacacacacacacacggaaagatgGCGTCGTAGAGTGAGCATCACGTTTTGGTAGCTCCAGTAGCTGGCTTTAATATTtactatatattattattattattattattattattattattattatataaacacacacacacacacacacacacacacacacacgcacacgcacacgcacacgcacacgcacacgcacacacacacacgcagcagcgaAAGGTGAACAGGCCTTTGCAAGTGCTATGGAAGCTAGCATTACTGAGGCTTTGGACGATGTCAAGATCAGTCTCATGAAAGTTATTGACAAGACATTTTCAACAGTTCTTGATGCCATTAAAAAGCAGACGTTGCAAAATACAAGATAAAACACACAGGAGGCAGAGAacaacacacaagtcaagtcatagCCAGATGAATAGAGAGTCCCCGCTCTGGCATTTATAAGTACAGTATGAGTCAACACTACGGGATTAAAGGGCTTGTTTGAAATTTCGGCTGGCTAGCTGGCTTGGCATTAGGCGACAATCATTTCTTGACTTGAAATGATCATGTTTTTGGACAGCGTCATCCAAATGTCAGAGAACTACAAGGGTTGGTATGGTGTGGCAAGGTGACGTATGGTCAAACAACGGTTGTCATTTCATGTCCAGAATGTGCTTTGGTTACCTTTTCAGCGACCATATACTCCAATAGGGATGCAGTTGTACCAACTGAGCGTGACAAAAACATTGTGTGCCACACCCTTTTAACACTTAAAGTAAATTATTTGTTGCTGGAAATATATTAATTCATTGATTGCACTTTATTAATGCCCAAGGTGGAAATTATTTATGCATGTATTACATATATTATATATGCATATATTacaggtgcactatgtaggatggtggccagagtaggtattgaaacTACGCTGCTCcttaaaactgtgctgcctattgccaaaattcaaaatggcggacatggagaagatcctccttttcatgtatgaaaagtgcaattttccttgtcataatgaatacttagaattctatgttggtggtaagtagttgtgaaaaacatttgtgaatgagcagcatgaattctggaaaactGCTCAAAAATATTACACATCTTTAAGCCTGTACCTCAGTGAAATACATCCTAGAACAAACGTTGTCTTACAAGGTTGTCCTTCAACGTGACCTTGAGGAGCAGAAGTGTCGTGACGGACATTGCGGTGTTCAACATTCCATTCCCCCGTCAGGAGCTTTTGAAGCCACCCACCGACGTGGTGATTAGCCTGGGGTGCACTCCTTTCCTGCCCTGCTTGTTTGACGCCGGCTCAACGACAATGAGTCATCACGCCGGAGATATTAAAGCCAGTGCTCCAGCCAAAGGCCAATCATTTAGTGCAATTAGTCTCTCTTATTGTTTTAAAGGGCAGAGCCAACGTTATTGGAACTATGGAGACAGGGAGTCATGTGCGGCTTAAGTGAATCCAGGGAAAGACCAATGCACTTCTTAAATGAAGACTTAGGCCTGATACTAGGAGAAAATACGGAGCCTGAGCCACTTTTTGAAATGCGAAAAACCTAATGACTACATTTTATTCTTGCAAAAAAGACTtctcaagcctgaaatcagacaCTGAGCCTGAAGCCCTGTATTGTTCTTCTGCACGCCTAAACTTATTTTTTAAATGGCAACAAAGGTGTGAAGCAAGCATTAAGACCACATAATCAGAGGAATGAAATCCAGAGAAACAGTGATCTTTCTTTAGTtaggccagacagcaagaaataATTGAACGCCTAAAATTACAGTACATGTTTCAAAGGTAATTAATTACGACCGTCAACCTGGATtaagaagctacaatccagtgccaaatAGTCCAAAGACTTGTTAATGTGCTCTCGGAAAGCTCTCAACATGAGCTCTTCAAAAGACTCAACATATTCAAGTGCTATGCCGgctgttttttaaaaaacatttgtgAGATAAAACAAGGGTCTGTAGGGGAGGGACAAAGTAAAGGCTGTAAAACGATGACTATAGCCTGAGCCCCTTTCATTACGGTTCCTACGTACGTACACAATCAGAGCCCACAAGAGACACcatattgtgtgtgcatgtgtgtgtgcgagtgtgagtctGAAAGTGTTTATGCACACGTCTCTATGTTATCTCTGTGTTGCCAAACAGAAAACCATGGaaaccgtggtggtggtggtggtggtagtagtggtggtggtggtgatggaacgTACCTGACGTCCACCTCCCCACCCACGTGCATCACAAAGGAGCCATCTGGCTGTTTGACGGAGAACAGGAAGTCCAGAAGCGTCTGtctgcaggggaggaggagggggagaggaggggagagagcggGTGTAGAGAGGAGCGGACAGAAGGGGAGATGACAGCAAAGCCTGTTACCATGGCAGCAGAAGCCTGGGCTTTTAATCTGTAGTGTAGTAAATGCACGTTAGTACTACTGTACCTCACTGTATTACATAATGTTGCAATAGGCATCTAGGTCACAGACAACTAATATCAAGATAGCACAATATTTCAGCATAATGAACTCCGAAAACTATTCATTTTATGGTTCATAACTCGAGACAGTTTTAGACCTAGGGGTCCGGAGGGGGTTagttgctaactgtttgctaTGCAGTTGtctaaaccagggctttgaaccgttatttttttccaaacgttccgttccgaacagaaacggaattataacgtttccggttctgagttccaccaataaattgacgttctcgaaccggttagaaccaaaaaatattgttcccggaacggttaatttcgttcctgtcagctgattactccccataggcctaactgacgttaaccaagaaagacagaagtgcaaatgagtcagcctaaattcaaaactgtttattcaagcggatgaaaagaatatcctccagaattttgtcattcagggacgacctaagcggagaagcagagaataaacctcaatgatgaaaatgtgcgctccacgctgacttgggtaacggggagcactatgatggacattgtgagtttgtgcatatttgaagcggccatggatgcccaattacgccgaacattgtcggtgcgctttgcacacgcttccctgcaatgtcttacaataatgcaatgcaaactctgtcctttcgtatgacagtggtttctcttaattaagatgtggagtgaagactttgtaatctacagctctctctccattcagtcagagaatgtctgatgtcacacaggacgtgaacctcagccgccatggtaacgtgcgcaggcaaataatgactttttttgtttgtttgaggaacggtattaaccggtattaaccggttaccattatttttaaataagtgttcccgttccagaacataaaaaataataacgtttccggtttcgtttctgttccctgtaaaatacaaaaagttcctggttttcgttttcgttccttgaaccggttcgaagccctggtctAAACCATTACCTTATCATCGGGTTCCCACCTCTGGCCCAACAAACATACAACCCAAATGAACAAGAtctttagaaaatgatttcagggcccacttgaaacaccttcacggcccaccagtgggacccgacccacagtttgagaatcactgggataGATAACCTGTTTACATTGTTACATGTTCTTATGACATATTACCTTGACCAGAGTGTGTAACGTTATATGCccctatattacactacactacattccaCTAACCAGTACTGAGTAAGTACATAAACTCTGACACCGGTCTGATTAGGGCACTCACTGGCCGTTGATGATGTTGTATGCCCctgtattacactacactacacttcattaCATGACACTAACCAGGACATAAACTCTGACATATAACACCTCTGTGAGTAGGGGCGTCATTGGCTTACCTGTTGATGATGTTGTAGGCCCCGTATTAcaatacactatactatactacactgcactacactacactactaatcTGCATTATAAACTGAGCCTGTGTGAGTAGGGGCCTCAGTGGCGTACCTGTTGATGACGTTGTAGGCCTGCTCCGTGCCGATGATGCAAAGGGCATTGACGGCGGCGTAGGTGGGGGCCAGGTGGGCCTGTTGGCCGGGGCCCCCCGCAAAGCCCCCCGTCGGACTCTGGCACCGAGACAGGAAGTCACATACACTGCACATAGAAACATAAAAATTCGCTTAGTCCACCTTGCCCTTGTTCAACAGTCTTAAGACCTTGATATGAACCACTTGtatgagtagagtaactttattgatccccgggggaaaTTGTATATGATAAATACTTAAATTCCTTTTAAAGAGTATATTACAATGGTATTTTCAATATAAAACACATTTCGTTCTTTTAGGATGCATACTACCATTGGCCATTTGACGCCCACCATGACAGTAAGCTGCTTGACAGGCTAAACTGATACATCACTTAAATTCTCATCACTGCATAGTAGGGCGCATCAAACTAAAATTAAAACTCATCAAAATCCCGCTCTGCTCTTGCGCCATTTTTCCTTCGCCGGCACTACCATAACTTCTTTGCAATTTTCTAGCAAATTTGATCCATGTTAAAGGGTGGCATAATAggcttgaaatttgaaattacagtgaatgggcatttttagccaaaTCAGTCTGTTACAATACTGCATTTTTAGCCTTGCAAAGTCTGTTACAATACTGCATTTTTAGCCTTGCAAAGTCTGTTACAAACCGCAAAAGCAGATAaagcgtttgatgcaccctactctGCCCTAcaggggcaaagtgcagtaccTTCGCCAACAAAATGAAGAAAATGCCTTCAAGgccttggcattaggttggatattgtagttactgcaaattttaaacttggatttttttcgcacccctcagctggcaggtgcatctGAGATGAGCCATGGATCACTCCGCAGACAATTTGACATAACTCTGGCACACTTAACCGTTTCGCCattttctttaatacacaacgTTTCGATCCTTGACCTTCATcatacctgttttttttttcaaatagttACTGAAAATCTGATATGACTATCTCTAaaaagggacacatttggacccaGAGTCTTTGTCACAAAATGAAGGAGGTGTATTgatgaccattttcagtctaaagttGAAGTTTGACAAAATAAGCAGTTACCGCACTTTGCCTTTATTGGGCAGTACCGCGTAGGCTGGGCCTGGACTTGTGAATGTCCCTTCACTCCATTCAGCAGCAAGTAGATGATGTCATGTTATATAAAAGGATGGAGATTTAACGCTGCGGTCTTAAAGACCAGAGATATTTTAGAAAGAGCTGCATTATATGAGTCTATGATGGATGTGGCAGGAAAGTAAAAACTACTAACTGGCCAGCGGCCTCCCCTGAGACTCATATTCCAGCTCTGGGTTGGGGAGGAGAGGGTGTGCTGACTGTGCTCATATGTTaacgagtgaatgagagagagagagagagagagagagagagagagagagagagagagagagagagagagagagagagagagagagagagagagaggaagagggacagcgagaggggggggagagagagagagagagagagagagagagagagagagagagagagagagagagagagagagagagagagagagaaaagagtgtgtgtgggggggggagggggagcatgagcgatgaagagagagagagagagagagagagagagagagagagagagagagagagagagagagagagagagtgagtgtgaggggTGTATGGGCATGAGCGACGatgagagaaagcaaaagagagagagaaagcaaaagagagagagagagagagagagagagagagagagagagagagagagagagagtgtgtgtgaggggtgtgtgggcATGAGCGACgatgaaagaaagcgagagagagaaagcaagagagagaaagcaagagagagagagagagagagatagagagagagagagagatagagagagagagagagagagagagggagggaaaaagggagattgtgtgtgtgtgtgtgtgtgtgtgtgtgtgtgtgtgtgtgtgtgtgtgtgtgtgtgtgtgtgtgtgtgtgtgtgtgtgtgtgcgcatgtgtactgtatgtggtagcGACAGTCATGAGCCCCTTTCCAAAATGCCTGCTGTGTGGGGGCGGGCCATGACAAGAGGCAGCCACAGCACTACTGAGGCCCAGTCCAGTCCACAGCTCTGCCACCTACCCACAGGGAAACCAAATGCCGTACGCTGCAGTTTGAAATGCTAAATTCTCAGGGACTGTTCAAATGGCAGTGCCACAGCTGAGTGAAGCAGCTTTGGGCATCCCGTTCACCCAGCGCCATTTTACTGCCCTGCCCTACCCTACCCTTCCCTCTAGGCACTTTTCTGACATTCGTTACAAAGCATTCTAGCAAAATGGTCTGAACCTCAAACGCCAGTGCGCTTTCGACTAGCAATTTCAGTTGTTTAACTTTTGCTAATTGTGTATTTACTGGTGCAGTCGGTGAATCCCAAAGTGCTCACTGTACTATTCTTGACAGTTGCAATTACATCCTTCTGTACACTGTCGTCTTTTGCCAAGACAAACCTGCAATGCAGTGCCGTGCAAGAAAACCTAAACAAATACAAACAGAAGTATGAAATGTTTGTTCTGTGTGCCACAATGGCTGGGTATGGAGCAGTGGGCAGAGAGGACTGGGTTGGCAAGGGCATGGTGATGTAGGCATAAGGGAagggcaagagcaagagcaagggcAAAGggctgctactgtatgtgtgtggacccATCTTTGGGGGTGATGCttgtgctgcctgtgtgtgtgtttgtgtgcgtggctGAATGTACGTATGCTGCCTCATTGTGTCAGCGTGTACGTgttctgcgagtgtgtgtgtaagagagagagagagagagtgtgtgtgtgtgtgtgtgttgcctgagtgtgtgtgtgggtgagagtgaGGAGGTTTGGCAAAGGGCCGTGCCAGGCGGTGGACTAGCGGgctacaggctgtgtgtgtgagagagtgtgtgtgtgtggtggactgACTATGGTGATGGAGACGggtagaggctgtgtgtgtgtgtgtgtgtgtgtgtgtgtgtgtgtgtgtgtgtggcctcactCTGTGGCGATGGAGAGTGGAACGtctgagtgtgtaagtgtgtgtgtgtgtggtctcactCTGTGGTGATGAAGAGGggtaaaggctgtgtgtgtgtgtgtgtgtgtgtgtgtgtatgtgtgtgtgtgtgtgtctgttttctcaCTCTGTGGCGATGGAGACAGGTACGGGTTCTTCCAGCAGCTCCAGGCTGTGGAGGATCCAGTAGCAGAGCCAGGGCCGACTGGCATCCAGGCACTGggggacaacaacacacacacacacatacaatatactgtagaTACAATGATTCATTTTCACAGTATCATTCATTTTCAATGCCTGGTGGAAATACaatgcaggcacatacacatcCTTACaagtgcaagcacacatgcacacgctattGAAGCATGAAAGCTCTTACATAAGaacgtgtgctcacacacacatccatacacctAGTACACACAGGTGAGATGCAAACAAGATATAAAAAGCTAGCAGATCTTTCCGGCACAGTGAGTGCAGTACAGTCTAAAAATACAATGCGAACAACAGAAAACCACCAAAATAGAATCAATAAAATACATCACTTGGGAAGTTCTAAAATAATTCAGCCCTAAACAAGCCTGGTAAATGTTTTCCATGCTATTTGTTTGGTGCTTTTTGAGTGTTTATGGTTGATAAGACAGCAACTGGTGCTCTTCTGAAGAATAGAAGATCTATTTTGATATCCTGACAAACTGGTAGAGGCTGGTCACCTAGTAACAAAGTGGCTCGCACGTGAAGAGAGCATATTCATGGCTCATTACACACTTGTCATACCTTTACAGAGGGATTTGTATAATCATACTAAATTAAATGTCACTTAAGGAATTTAATTTCCCTCAAACCTTGGCTGTAAGTCTAACTGTGTCTTTATTCCAACAGAATAAAGGTTCTTTACTACTATCAACCAACGCCAAtccaacaaaaaagaaagaccATGAAAATAGCTGTCAATTACGAGAAATTCGGCATTTACTgacatagcaacagttgctatggGGTGCCGTGCTTAGCAGAGAGGTGAATTGGGCAAATGATTTGTTCCATTTCCTGTTCAATGGATTAGTACCTCATTCACCAACACAAGAAGTTGCATATCACATATTTATAGATCTGTTACTACAACTGATCATGACAGTAGTTCTACTCTCCCATATCATATAAAGAAAGACGTGCTTTCATGTACCATGATGGAAGCTGTGGAGTGTTAAAAGGTTAGGTAGTCTATGTACTGTAGGATTGGAGGGTCATGGAGTATATCTTTGCTTTGAGTAACAGCCTTTGAACAAGATGTCCAACCTCATGTTTTTTGCTACACAGGGACCGCACCTGTGCAAAATCACATGCAAACGGCTCTGGATATGTCTCCGGCTGAGTGTACTAAAATAGGAGATGAGGTTACACAGAAATCTAACACTGCGGTCTCGTTCTCGACTTTGATTGATACCCGTTATAAATCGGGCATAAGCACACaccttccaactgaagattctatgtGTGTCTAAGTTAGACGCGGCGTGTAATGAGAATATGCAGTTGGGGAAGAGGACATCTTCGCACCATctgtgtggttggggtatcagtgtgattgcaaagacatttcattcctgctgtgTTTATAGCCCctcgctgagtttttgtagcaaagCGTGTGTCTGGCAGagtcacgaacgcacgcatgcccagtagtgttgccggggtaaccagcCACTTCCTGAACTTGTCAACTGAACGACGCAGGGAAAATGTATTGTTATTACAGCgcttttaaagaaatttggtcagcgattaagtgttgcgtcgtgccccactccagATACCTGTTATAAATCGAGCAAAACCCACGGCTTATTGCTTAAATGAATGAGCCCATCAGGCCAGGTACTGTCGTCCTTGTAGTTCAACAACCCTATTGGCTCACAGTGGTAAAAATAAGACACTACTAATCACAACATCCATAGGTTTAAAATAACAGTTTCTCATTCTGTTCATCTGAATTTGGTGATACAAAACTTGCCCAAGTCCAGTCAGAGAGATAGCGCTGGAGAGAATCACCTACCTCGTACGCATCCGAGAGCTGGCGTAAACCCTTTTTAAGATACTGGTAGTGTTGTTCCCTTAGTAACGTTGGTCTGAAACAGATGAGAAAAGTTAAAGTTATGAAAGAGTACTCAagttcaaatgtttttttatacATACTTTTCgttaatattatattattcttCAGTCTCTGGTTTAATAACAGTCCTTTCACTTGTTTAAATTTTACGTGCCTTTGtgattgtgcttgtgcttgtgtgggtgtgtgctattactctctctcctgctccattCCAGACCCTGGAGATGC encodes:
- the fntb gene encoding protein farnesyltransferase subunit beta; protein product: MDTIDPPLRCFRECHSQELLKDDGKHTVTSDEQRKVEQSIQQVLNAYQQLHDTLEPTLLREQHYQYLKKGLRQLSDAYECLDASRPWLCYWILHSLELLEEPVPVSIATDVCDFLSRCQSPTGGFAGGPGQQAHLAPTYAAVNALCIIGTEQAYNVINRQTLLDFLFSVKQPDGSFVMHVGGEVDVRSAYCAASVASLTNIITPSLFEGTHHWILSCQNWEGGLGGVPGLEAHGGYTFCGTAAMVILGKEHMLDLKALLRWVTSKQMRFEGGFQGRCNKLVDGCYSFWQAGLLPLLHRALYREGESTLSLRNWMFEQQALQEYILLCCQNPAGGLLDKPGKSRDFYHTCYCLSGLSVAQHFGNRNLHHELVLGDEDNRLAPTHPVYNICPEKVAQAIQHFLKLSMPDERRPPTTCSATTDTPDGASTAAPDGPGATEQS